A section of the Methanofollis sp. UBA420 genome encodes:
- a CDS encoding serine/threonine-protein kinase RIO2 encodes MPVSPERVRALHKYDLRVLLSLERLMQRYEWVPLDALKASTKLSDSELEYRLQRLIEWDMVRYDAVPYPGYALIFGGYDTIALHTLTKKGAVTALGSLIGVGKESEVYEGLGLGPVVLKFHHVGQQSFQAVRKERGYMPDSGHCPWVFASARSAEQEFTALQQLSPEVSVPLPIERSRHVVVMSQIPGVNLNRCTLEEPRPVLDKILENVRRAYAKGFIHGDLSEYNVMVDDSEVWIIDWPQWIGTDHPNADVILRRDIENVLRFFRRKYRIDYPTEEAVGLVVR; translated from the coding sequence ATGCCAGTTTCTCCAGAGCGCGTCAGGGCGCTTCATAAATACGACCTTCGCGTCCTCTTATCCCTCGAGCGGCTCATGCAGCGATACGAGTGGGTGCCCCTGGACGCCCTGAAGGCTTCGACAAAGTTGTCTGACTCGGAACTTGAATATCGCCTCCAGCGTCTCATCGAGTGGGATATGGTGCGCTACGACGCCGTTCCCTATCCGGGCTATGCCCTGATCTTCGGGGGGTACGACACCATCGCCCTCCACACCCTCACGAAGAAAGGGGCGGTCACGGCACTCGGCAGCCTTATTGGCGTCGGGAAGGAGTCGGAGGTCTACGAGGGCCTCGGCCTCGGCCCTGTCGTCCTGAAGTTCCACCATGTGGGCCAGCAGTCCTTTCAGGCAGTGCGGAAAGAGCGGGGCTATATGCCGGATTCGGGACACTGCCCCTGGGTCTTCGCGTCCGCACGCTCGGCAGAGCAGGAGTTCACCGCCCTCCAGCAACTCTCTCCCGAGGTCTCGGTGCCGCTGCCGATCGAGCGCTCCCGCCATGTCGTCGTGATGTCGCAGATCCCCGGTGTGAACCTCAACCGGTGCACCCTTGAGGAGCCGCGGCCTGTCCTCGACAAGATCCTGGAGAATGTGAGGCGTGCCTATGCAAAGGGTTTCATCCACGGCGACCTCTCCGAGTACAATGTGATGGTCGATGACAGCGAGGTCTGGATCATCGACTGGCCTCAGTGGATCGGGACCGACCACCCGAATGCCGACGTCATCCTGCGGCGCGATATCGAGAACGTGCTCAGGTTTTTCAGGAGGAAGTACAGGATAGACTATCCCACCGAGGAGGCGGTGGGATTGGTGGTCAGGTGA
- a CDS encoding tRNA(Ile)-lysidine synthase translates to MKCSKCRRDAVIFQRYSGLRLCRDHFIADVEAKAKREIRRQRWLATGDVIAVLLRGDLASAALLRFLVTAFGGRPDISVLALATDDGADTARQIARNLGVPYHEVTGGRDPETVAQDLGATKIAVETVLDDIALDVLVTALEGGADSLAGPRETEPSPLPRIAPFSTIPAEEVALYARLTLEHAVEAPAQASKGLGADARALLDDYTGRHPATKFALKNLRDELSAICRDSGGMR, encoded by the coding sequence ATGAAGTGCTCAAAGTGCAGGAGAGACGCCGTCATCTTCCAGCGTTATTCAGGGCTCCGACTCTGCCGCGACCACTTCATCGCCGACGTGGAGGCGAAGGCGAAACGGGAGATCAGGCGGCAGCGCTGGTTGGCCACTGGCGACGTCATCGCCGTCCTCCTCCGGGGGGACCTGGCCTCGGCCGCTCTTCTCCGCTTCCTGGTGACGGCCTTCGGGGGGCGGCCCGACATCTCGGTCCTCGCCCTAGCCACGGACGATGGGGCCGACACCGCCAGGCAGATCGCCCGGAACCTCGGCGTCCCCTACCATGAGGTGACAGGAGGGCGCGACCCGGAAACGGTCGCACAGGACCTCGGGGCGACGAAAATCGCCGTCGAGACAGTCCTCGACGACATCGCCCTTGACGTGCTGGTGACCGCCCTCGAAGGTGGCGCCGACAGCCTGGCAGGGCCCAGGGAAACAGAACCGTCTCCCCTCCCGCGGATCGCACCCTTCTCGACCATCCCCGCGGAGGAGGTCGCCCTCTATGCACGCCTCACCCTGGAACACGCCGTGGAGGCTCCAGCGCAGGCCTCCAAAGGCCTCGGGGCCGATGCACGGGCCCTCCTTGACGACTATACCGGCCGCCACCCGGCAACGAAGTTCGCCCTCAAAAATCTCAGGGACGAACTCTCCGCGATTTGCCGGGACAGCGGGGGGATGCGATGA